The genomic window CGGGCGCTGCAGGGAGCCGAGCAGCGCGGCGAGTGCGGTGCGGTCGGCCGCGTCACCGGCCGCGACCGTCACAGTGGCGCCCGACTGCTCCAGCTCGGCGACGAGTTCGGCCGCGCCCGGGGCCTGGGAGCCGCGCCGGCTGGTGAGCAGCAGGTGTCGGGCGCCGTGCTCGGTGACCAGGTGCCGGGCCGCGACGGCGCCCAGCGCGCCGGTGCCGCCGGTGATCAGCACGGTGCCGTCCGGGTCCAGCGGGGCCGGGACGGTCAGGACGACCTTGCCGATGTGCTTGGCCTGCGAGACGAAGCGGAAGGCCTCCGGCGCGCGGTGGATGTCCCAGGTCGCGATCGGCAGGTGCGCCAGCGCCCCCTGCTCGAAGAGCGCGAGGACGGCGGCGAGCATCTCGCCGGTGCGCTCGGGCCCGGCCTCGATCAGGTCGAAGCCCTGGTAGCGCACCCCCGGGTGCTCGGCCGCCACCTGCTCCGGGTCACGGACGTCCGTCTTGCCCATCTCCACGAACCGCCCGCCGCGCGGCAGCAGCCGCAACGAGGCGTCCACGAACTCCCGCGCCAGCGAGTCGAGCACCACGTCCACGCCCCGGCCACCGGTGGCCGCGCGGAACCGCTCCTCGAAGTCCAGGTCACGCGAGGAGGCGATGTGCTCGTCGTCCAGACCGAGCTCACGCAGCGCGTCCCACTTGCCCGCACTCGCGGTGCCGTAGACCTCCGCACCCAGGTGCCGAGCCAGTTGCACCGCCGCCATGCCCACACCACCGGCCGCCGCGTGGATCAGCACCGACTCGCCCGCCCGCAGGTCCGCGAGGTCCACCAGCGCGTAGTAGGCGGTCAGGTGGACCAGCGGCACCGAGGCGGCCTGCGCGAAGGTCCACTGCTGCGGCATCCGGGCGATCTGCTGGCGGTCCGTCACCGCAATGGGCGCGAAGCCGCCGGACAGGATGCCGAACACCCGCTCGCCGACGGCGAGATCGGTGACGTCCGGCGCCACCTCCAGGACGACGCCCGCGCCCTCCAGGCCCAACAGGCCGGCGTTGCCCGGGTACATGCCCAGCGCGTTGAGCACGTCACGGAAGTTCAGACCGGCCGCGCGCACGCCGATCCGGACCTGGCCCGCCTCCAGCGGCGCGACGGCCGCCGGGTACTCGACCAGCGCCAGGTTGTCCAGCGTTCCCTTGACCGGGATGTCCAGCCGCCAGGCGACCGCGCCGACCGGCTCGGTGAGCGCGTCGTCGCCCACTACCCGCACCAACCTGCTGACGTAGCACTCTCCCTGACGCAGCGCCAGCTCCGGCTCGCCGGAGACCAGCGCGGCCGGCAGGGCGGCCGCCGAGGCGTCGTCCAGGTCCAGCAGCACGAACCGATCGGGGTTCTCCGCCTGCGCGGAGCGGATCAGGCCCCAGACCGCGGCGTGCGCCGGGTCGGCCGGCTCCTCCCCCGCCAGCGGCGCGACCGCACCCCGGGTCACCAGGACGAGGCGCGAGTCGGCGAACCGCTCCTCGGCGAGCCAGTCCTGCACCAGGCCCAGCACCCGGTGCGTCACCTCCCGCACCGCGTCCGCCGACGGCTCGCCGCCGCGCGGCGCACACGGCACGAACACCGCCTCCGGCACCACCTCGGCCGCCGCCACCGCCGCCAGATCGGCGAAGGTCTCGGCCCCGGCGAAGGCGCCGAGCGCGGCCCACCGGCCGGGCGCGGGCGCGGTGGCGGGGACGGGAGCACCGGCGGGGACGGGCAGCGCCGTCCACTCCACCCGGAAGAGCGCCTCGTGGTGCGCGGCGCGGGCGGCGCCCAGCTGCTCGGCGGAGATCTCGCGCAGCGCCAGCGAGCGCACCGACATCACCGGCGCGCCGGTGCCGTCGGCGAGTTCGAGCGCCACCTCGCCCTGGCCCAGCGGCACGACCCGCACCCGCAGCGCGGCGGCGCCGGTGGCGTGCAGGGCGACGCCGGTCCAGCTGAACGGCAGACCGCCGCGCAGCGCACCGTCGGAGCGCTCGGAGCCGTCAGCGCCGTCAGCGGCGCCGAGCGCATGCAGGGCGGCGTCCAGCAGCGCGGGGTGCAGGCCGAACCGGTCGGCGTCCTCCTCGGTGCCGGTGGGCAGCGCGATCTCGGCGAAGATCTCGCTGCCGCGCAGCCAGGCGGCCCGCAGGCCCTGGAAGGTGGGCCCGTAGCCGAAGCCGGCCTCGATCAGGCCGGTGCGCAGCTGCTCGACGTCGACGGCGCGGGCGCCGGCCGGCGGCCAGGCGGTCAGCTCGAAGCCGGCCGGCGCGGCCCCGGCGCCGAGCACACCGGTGGCGTGCCGGGTCCACGGCTCCTCGGCCGGGGCGCCCTCGATCCGCGAGTGCAGGCTGAGCGAGCGGCTGCCGTGCTCGTCGGCGCCGCTGACCACGATCTGCAGCTGCACGCCGCCCTGCTCGGGCAGCAGCAGCGGGGCCTCCAGGGTGAGTTCCTCGACCAGGTCGCAGCCGACCTGGTCCCCGGCCCGGATCGCCAGGTCGACGAAGGCGGTGCCGGGCAGCAGCACGGTGCCCCGCACCGCGTGGTCGGCCAGCCACGGGTGGGTGTCCAGGGCGAGGCGGCCGGTGAAGAGGAAGCCGTCGACGTCGGCCAGCGCCACCGCGGCGCCCAGCAGCGGGTGGTCGGCGCTGCCCTGGCCGATCGCGGCGACGTCGCCGAGCGGGCTGCCGCTCTCCAGCCAGTAGCGCTCGCGCTGGAAGGCGTAGGTGGGCAGCTCGACCCGGACGGCCTGCTGGCCGGCGAAGACGCCGTCCCAGTCGAGCACGCTGCCGCGCACCTGGGCCTGGGCCAGCGCGGCGGTGAAGCTGTGGACCTCCGGGCGCCCGGCCCGCAGCAGCGGCAGGAAGGCGACCGGCTCGGTGACGCACTCCTGGCCCATCGCGGACAGCACGCCGTCCGGACCCACCTCGACGAAGGTGCGCACGCCTTCGCGCTCCAGCGTCTCGACGGCGTCGGCGAAGCGGACGGCCTCGCGGACGTGGCGCACCCAGTACTCGGGGTCCGTCAGGTCGGCACCCTGGTCCAGCGTCGAGACGATCGGGATCTTCGGGGCGCGGTAGGTCACCACCTGGGCGCAGCGCCGGAACTCGTCCAGCATCGCGTCCATCCGCGGGGAGTGGAAGGCGTGGCTGACCTGCAGGCGCTTGACCTTGCGCCCCTCGGTGCGCAGTTGCTCGGCGAGGGCCGCCACCGCGTCCTCGTCGCCCGCGATCACCACGGCCCGGGGCCCGTTGACGGCGGCGACGGCGACGTCCGCGCGGTCGGCGAGCAGCGCCAGCACCTCGGCCTCGGTGGCCTGGACGGCCAGCATGGCGCCGCCGCCGGGCAGTTCCTGCATCAGGCGGCCACGGGCGGCGACCAGCAGCGCCGCGTCCGCCAGGCTGAGGACGCCGGCCGCGTGCGCGGCGGCCAGTTCGCCGATCGAGTGGCCGGCCAGGACGTCCGGGGTCAGGCCCCAGGATTCGGCCAGCCGGAAGAGCGCCACCTCGACGGCGAAGAGCGCGGGCTGGGTGTAGGCGGTCAGGTGCAGCAGCCCGGCCTCCTCGGAGCCCTCGGCGGCGAACAGCACCTCGCGCAGCGGGCGGTCCAGCTGCAGGTCCAGGTGGCCGCAGGCCTGGTCGAGCGCCGTGGCGAAGACCGGGAAGGTCGCGTACAGCTCGCGGCCCATCGCCAGGCGCTGGCTGCCCTGGCCGGTGAAGAGGAACGCCGTGCGGCCGGCCACCGGGGTGCCCCGGACCAGTCCGGGCAGCTCGCCGCCGTCGGCCAGGGCCCGCAGCGCCCGTTCGAAGTCCGCGCGCTCACCGGCCAGCAGCACCGCGCGGTGCTCGAAGCCGGCCCGGGTGGTGGCCAGCGAGTGGCCGAGGTCGGCCGGGCGCTGCCCGGGGTGGGCGGCCAGGTGGGCGAGCAGCCGCTCGGCCTGGCCGCGCAGCGCCTCGGGGGTCCGGGCGGACAGCGCCCAGGGCAGCACGGCCGGGGTGACGGCCGCGGGCGCGGCGGTGACCGGCTCCGCGGCGGCGGCCGGGGCCTGCTCGATGACGGCGTGCGCGTTGGTGCCGCTCATGCCGAAGGAGGAGACGGCGGCCCGGCGCGGGCGGTCCAGCTCCGGCCAGGGCAGCGCCTCGGTGAGCAGCTCGACCGCGCCCGCGCTCCAGTCCACGTGCTCGCTGGGCCGGTCGACGTGCAGGGTGCGCGGCAGCACGCCGTGCCGCATCGCCATCACCATCTTGATCACGCCGCCGATGCCGGCTGCGGCCTGGGTGTGGCCGATGTTGGACTTCAGCGAGCCCAGGTACAGCGGGTGTTCGGGGCGCTGCTGGCCGTAGGTGGCGAGCAGCGCCTGGGCCTCGATCGGGTCGCCGAGGGTGGTGCCGGTGCCGTGCGCCTCCACGGCGTCGACCTCGGCGGGCGTCAGGCGGGCGTCGGCCAGGGCCTGGCGGATGACGCGCTGCTGGGCGGGGCCGTTCGGGGCGGTCAGGCCGTTCGACGCGCCGTCCTGGTTGATCGCGGTGCCGCGCACCACGGCGAGCACCGGGTGGCCGTTGCGCTCGGCGTCGCAGAGCCGCTCGACCAGCAGCATGCCGACGCCCTCGCCCCAGGCGGTGCCGTCGGCGGCCTGCGCGAAGGGCTTGCAGCGGCCGTCGGGGGCCAGGCCGCGCTGGCGGCTGAAGGCGATGAAGGAGCCGGGGTTGGCCATCACGGCCACGCCGCCGGCCAGCGCCACGCCGCACTCGCCGCGGCGCAGCGACTGCACCGCGAGGTGCAGGGCGACCAGCGAGGAGGAGCAGGCGGTGTCGATGGTGACGGCCGGGCCCTGGAAGCCGAAGGTGTAGGAGAGCCGGCCCGAGGCGACGCTCAGCGCACTGCCGGTGACCAGGTAGCCCTCCAGGCCCTCGGTGGCCTCGTGCAGGCGCGGGCCGTAGTCCTGCGCCTCGGCGCCGATGAAGACGCCGGTGCGCGACTCGCGCAGGGTGGTGGGGTCGATGCCGGCGCGCTCGAAGGCCTCCCAGGAGGTCTCCAGGAGCAGGCGCTGCTGCGGGTCCATCGCCAGCGCCTCGCGCGGCGAGATGCCGAAGAAGCCGGGGTCGAAGGTGTCGGCGTCGTGCAGGAACCCGCCGGCCTGGGCGTAGCTGGTGCCGGGGTGGTCGGGGTCCGGGTCGTAGAGGCCGCCCAGGTCCCAGCCGCGGCCGGCCGGGAAGGCGGAGATCGCGTCGGTGCCGTCCGCCACCAGCTGCCACAGCCGCTCGGGCGAGTTCGCCTCGCCGGGGAACCGGCAGGCCATCGCGACGATCGCGATCGGCTCGTCGTCGGCGGAGCCCAGCGGCACCACGGTGCCGGTGTCGGCGGCCAGGCCCAGCAGTTCGGTGCGCAGGTGGCGGGCGAGCGAGGCTGCGGTGGGGTGGTCGAAGACCAGGGTGACCGGCAGCCGCAGCCCGGTGGCGGCGGCCAGCCGGCTGTGCAGGTCGACGGCGGCCAGCGAGTCGAAGCCGAGCTCCAGGAACGGGCGGTCGGCCTCGACCGGGGCGGCGGGCTTTCCGCGCAGGGATTCCGTCGCCTGGTCCAGCACCAGGGCCAGCAGCAGGCGCTGCTGCTCCGCCACCGAACGGTCGGCCAGCCGCTGTTCCCAGGACGCCCGCGCCGCGGTATTTCCGGCACCCGTACCGTCCGGCTCCGAAATGAGACCCTCGGACTGGTTCATCATCGCGCTCCACCACCCAGCAGACGGTATCCAACACCGTCAGCCACCCTGCCAGCGCCGGTGAGCAGCAGAAACCCCTACGGCCCCCCGGCCACCCCTACCCAATCCCCTGCCGACCCCTGACCGAATTCCGGCGCCGGAAAAGGCATTTCCGAAAAGCCGCGCCGGCCGTGCGGAAATACCCTCCGACGGCTGCGGTAATGCCGGAACCGCCATTTCCGGACCGGCGCGCCAGCGCCGTGCCCCGGGTCAGCCCGCTTCGAGGAACGGGGCGAGCAGGCGCGGCACGGCCTGCTCGGCGAACGCGAGCCCCTCGGCCACGCCCACGTCGCGCACCCGGTAGGCGCCGCCGCCCGCGGACGTGGTCGCGGTGAGCGTGAGCAGCCCCAGGCGGCGCTGGAACGGGGACTGGCTGATGCTCCAGCCGATCACCCCGGCGCGCTCCAGGGCGACCGTGCGCCGGGCGAAGGTGCCCGCGCGGGTCACCAGGTAGTCGCCGACCAGCGCGTGGCCCAGCGCCCGGTGGGCGTCAACGGCCAGCCAGAGCGCCACGGGCAGCAGGACGACGGCGACCGCGGCGGCGACCGGCAGCAGCACCGGCAGCCAGATGCCGGGCAGCGCCAGGGCTCCGGCGGTGAGGGCGACCAGCGCCACCGCCCGGTTGATCCGGCGCCGCCGGGCCGCCGCCGGGTGCGGGCGCAAGGCGGCCGTCAGCGGGGACGGCTGATCGTCCGGCAGCAGTGCGCCGACCACCCGCAGGGCGTGCGCGCGCGGCGCGGCCGGCAGCAGGGCGCCGCGGGTACGGTTCTCCTCGGCGCTGCCGAGGCCGGTGGCGATGGCGTTCAGCCGCGCACCGCCGGCGCGGCGCAGCAGGAACGGTTCGACCAGTTCGACGCCGCGCAGCCGGCGTTCCTCGATGGAGACCGAGCGGTGGATCCACAGCCCGCGCCGCACCCGCAGGATGCCGCCCTCCTCGCGCTCCAGGCGGTAGCCGTACCAGCCTTCGAGGTACTGGCCGACCGCGGCCAGCGTGCCGAGCACGGCCACCAGCAGCAGCGCCAGCGGCAGCGCGAGCCACAGCGGCACGGCGGTGAAGGCGGTGGTCAGCCCGTGCACCAGGCCCAGCTTCAGCGGGTCGACACCCAGGTCGTGCAGGATCTTGTAGGCGGTGCCGAGGAGCGCGAAGAGGCTGCCGACCCCCCAGATGGTGAGCGGGGCGTAGCGCAGCCACTGCCAGGACAGTTCGGCGAGCGGCGGCGGCGCCTCGGGGCCCGGCTCGCCGGGCCGCTGGGCGATCAGGGTGGCCCGGCGGTTGAGCAGGTCCTGGCGCAGCGCGCCGGCCTGGACCGCGGTGACGCCGTCCAGCCGCAGCGCCCGGCCGGCCGAGCCGCCGTGCGCACCGGCGCCGATGCTGACGGTGGCGAGCCCGAGCAGGCGGTGCAGCGGACGGGCGGTGATGTCCGCGCTGCGGATGCGCTCCAGCGGGACGGCGCGGCGGCTGCGGAAGAGCAGGCCCGAGCGCAGCTCCAGCCGCTCGGTGGTGATCCGGTAGCCGGTGGTCAGCAGCCGGGTCAGGTTGAGGCCGGCCACCACCAGGAAGGCCGTGGTGAGCGAGGCGAGGGTGATCAGCGCCTGCAGGCCGGGCCGGCCGCCGGTGCCGAGCAGGGTGGCGAGGGTGGTGAAGGCGGGCGGGGCCAGCCAGGCCAGGTGGACCGGGATCAGCCGCGGACTGAGCCGCTGCCAGGCGGGCTCGTTGGGCTGGGCGGCCTCGGCGGGCCGGGTGGGCCCGGCGGCTGCGGCGCCGTCCGTCGTCCCGGCGGTGTCGGCGCTCCCTGCGCTCCCTGCGGTCCCGGCCGTCCCGGCCGGTTCCTGGGTGCCGGTGCTCACGTCGCGTCCCCCGGGGTGGCCTGGGTGACGGCGGTCAGGTGCTCCACGACCTCGGCGGCCCGGTGCCGGTCCAGCCCCCGGATGGTCACGGCGCCCGCGACGGAGGCCGTGGTGACCTTGACGGCGCTGAGCCCGAAGAGCTGCTCCAGCGGGCCGCGCACGGTGTCCACGGTCTGGATCCGCGACAGCGGCGCCACCCGCCGGCGCTGCCAGAGCCAGCCGGAGGCGGTGTAGACGGCCTGGTCGGTGGTCTCCCAGCGGTGCACCCGGTAGCGCCACAGCGGCATGACGACCAGGTAGCAGAGTCCGGGCAGCAGGACGGCCAGGAAGAGCGGGCCGAAGACGAACCGGGCCGGCGGGATGAGCAGGTCGAGCACGCCCAGCACCAGCGCGGTGGGCATCGGGATCAGTGCGGCCCGCACCACCCACCAGGCGATGGCCCGGCGCTCGACCCGGTGGCGGGGCGGGCGCAGGCGAGGTCCGTCGGAGTGGGGCACGGTGTCGTTCCTCCCGCTCGGGGGCCGCGGCCGGCCGGCTGCGGGGCAAGGAGGCGGCCCGGCGACTGGCGCCCCGCCGCCCGGACGATCGATCAGGCGATATCCCGATGAGTCGTCATATTACTTGCGTTTTCGGCGAGCTCCGTCATCCGGCGCTTGTCCGGCTTGCCGTTGCGGTTGAGCGGGAACTGCTCCACCACGATCACCCGGTTGGGCTGCTCGTAGGCCGGCAGCAACTCGCCCAGCACCGCGCGCCAGTGGGCGGCGTCGCGCTGCTGCTCGTCCTCCACGAAGAAGACCAGGCTGCTGCCGCGGCGCTCGTCCGGCAGCGGCACGATCCGCACCGAGCAGCCGCCGGCCGCCGCCTTGCGCTCGACGATCTCGGGGTAGAGCGTGTAGCCGTTGCGGTGCACCGCGAACTTGCGGCCCAGCACGAAGAGGTTGCCCGCCGCGTCGAGGTAGCCGAGGTCCCCGGTGCGGAAGACGCGCTGGTCCACCGGGTCGATCCCGCCGTCCGGGGTGAGGTAGCCGACCATCACGTCCGGTGTCTCAACGAGCAGTTCGCCCACCTCGCCGGCCGGCACCTCGTTCTCCTCGTCGTCCACCACCCGCACCCGCAGGCCGTCCATGACCTGCCCGCAGGAGACGGCGTTGTCGCTGGTGGCGAAGGCCACGTTGCCCGCCTCGGTGCTGCCGTAGCTGTCCAGCAGCGGCAGGCCGAAGCGTTCGACGTAGCGCTCCACCAACGACTGGTCGAGCGGGGCGGCGCCGCTGCAGAACATCCGCACCGTGCGCAACGCCCCGGCCAGGGAGGGCTTCTGGCCGATGATGTTCAGCATGCTGCGGTAGCTGGCCGGGGTCGCGTCCAGCACGGTGGCGCCCGAGTGCCCGGCCATCCGCAGCGCCCGGTCGGCGCGCTTGTAGGGGGCGATCACCAGTGACCCCTGGACGATCCAGGCGATCAGCACCATCGACAGGCCGTACTGGTGCGAGAAGGGCAGCAGCGGCAGCAGGACGTCGTCGGCGCGGTGGCCCATGTGCCGGGCGTTGCGCTCCAGGTTGGCCAGCATCCGGCCGCCGTTCTTGACGATGCCCTTGGGCTCGCCGGTCGACCCGGAGGACCACATGATCAGCGCGTCGTCCAGGTCGGACCAGGCGTCGAACGAGAGCCGCTCCTCGGTGACCGCCAAGTCGGGTGCGGCGGAGATCAGTTCGTAGAGGTAGACGGGCTCGGTGTCGGCCGGCACCGGGGCGTCGTCGTCCACCAGGACCAGCTTGGTGCCGGCCCGCCGGATGATCGAGCCGGTGGCCTCCTGCTTCTCCTGCTGGTCCACCAGCACCACCGAGGCGCCCAGGTGCATCAGGGCGAAGAGGACCGAGACATAGGCGATCGAGTTGCCGGCCTTCAGCAGTACCCGGTCGCCCAGTCCCACGCCCCGCTCCCGCAGGACCTGGGCGATCCGCAGGGTGTCCTGCTCGAACTCGGCGAGCGTCGCTGCGGAGTTCTCCGCGAGGATCTTGGCCGGCATCGGCTCCACTCATCCTTCTCGTGCTCGGCGGCCCACCGCGGCCGCCCGCATGCCCGGGCGGCCGGGGGTGGTGTCAAAGGGGGATTCGGGGCGGGCCGGGCCCGCACGTAACCGGAGGCTACCGAGCACCCGGCAGGGGCCGGAACCCCTAACCGACCCCAGTCGGCCGACCGTCAACTACCCACATCCATAAGTGGGTTGGGCACGGCGAAAGCGCCGCCCGCGGATTCCGTCCGGGCGGTGCGGCCACCGGCGCGGCGGCCCGGCCCGGTCAACCACCGGGCTTGAGCGCCGACTCCGGGGCGAGGGTGAGGGCGGTGAGGCTCTCGGTGGTGCACTTGAGGCGGCGCAGCAGGCGGTCCCGGCCGACGATGGCGATGCGCCGCACGCCCTGCGCGACCAGCGTGTCCACCACGCCGGGCCAGCGCATCGGCCGGGTGTAGCCGCCCAGGATCCACTCCCGGGCCTGCTCGGCGGTGGTGACCAGCGAGCCGTCCTGGTCGGAGACGATCGGCAGCAGCGGATCGCGCAACCGGTGGCCGCCGAGCACCTCCTGGTCGATCCGCTCACGCAGCGGGGCGAAGATCGCCGCGTGAGCGGGCGGGCGCATGGTGTAGAGGGAGTAGCCGCCGACCGCACCGATCCGCTGCTTGAAGCCCTCCAGCGCCCGCTCGTCGAGGGACACCATGTGCATGTCGTGGTCCAGGTACGAGGAGATCTCGAACCACTCGTCGGCCACGGCCAGTTCGGCCAGCAGCTCGTCGAGGGCGGCCGGGCCGACCTTCACGAAGGAGTGGGTGACGATCCCGGTGTGCTGCTCGGCGAAGTACTCGCGCTCGCAGCGGGCGAGTTCGGCGACCAGCAGCACGCACTCCTCGAACGGCAGCACACCCGCGTGCGCGGCGGCGGCCATCTTGCCGAAGCTCACCCCCGCGCAATGGTCGACCGGGCCCGGCAGTTGCGCGCCGCCCCACTCGACCAGGGCGAGCGAGGCGACGAACGAGGTGATCTGTGCGACCTCGGCATAGTCGTCCTCGCTCTGCCGCAGGGCGTCGAAGATCCGGTAGCCGAGTACCTCGTCGGCGATCGCAAAGCGTTTTCTGGCCTGCCTGTTGACCACCATGAACCGACCGAAGTCGGCGAATCGCGACGGGCCCATGGCGGGAAAGACGATAGCGCTGCTACCCGGCTCACCGGTCGTCATGTCAGCCCGTTCTCTCGGCCGTGTCGGTCGCCCCGAACCTATCGGCAGGGACAATCCCCGCCACCCCTGTCCGACCCCTAGGCCCCCTTCTCCCCGTGCGCCGGCGCGCCTTTCACCGCCGACCCGAACGCCGCCCTAGGGGCACGTTAGGGGTTGCCCGGATTATTCGGACACCCATAGCTTCGGCGGCGGCAATGCCCGTCCCGGATGATTCCGCTGCCGATGATTCCACCGCACCACGAGGAAGCCCGCGATGAGAATTGCTTGCTGGCAGGCCGCGTGCGGCTCCCCCGACGTTCCGCACCTGCTGGAGCGGCTTCGGACGGCGGCCCGGCAGGCGGCCGAGGCGGGCGCGGAGCTGCTGGTCGCCCCGGAGATGACCGTGGGCGGCTACCCGCTGCGGCCCGGCATGCTGGCCGAGGCCCGTGAACCGGCCGGTGGCCGGCACGGCGCCGCAGTGGCCGGGATCGCCCGCGAGCACCGCATCGCGCTGCTGTACGGCTGGCCGGAGAGCGACGGGGACGCGGTCTACAACGCGAGCCGGCTCGTCTCCGCCGAGGGCGTCCCGCTGGCCGGCTACCGCAAGGCGCACCTGTTCGGCGAGGTGGACCGGTCCCGGTTCGTGCCGGGCGACAACGGCGTGGTGCAGGCGCGGCTCGGCGAACTGACGGTCGGTCTGCTGATCTGCTACGACGTCGAGTTCCCGGAGGCCGTCCGGGCCCACGCCCTGGCCGGCACCCAACTGCTGCTGGTGCCGACCGCACTGATGAACCCCTGGCACGTGGTCGCGCGCACCCTGGTGCCCGCCAGAGCCTTCGAGAGCCAGCTCTACATCGCCTACGCCAACTGGATCGGCGAGCGCGGCGGCCTGGACTTCTGCGGGCTGAGCACCGTGGCGGCCCCGGACGGCACCCGGCTCACCCGGGAGGAGCCCACCGAGGGCCTGCTCCTGGCCGAGATCGACCCGGCGGTGGTGGCCAAGGCGCGCCGCGACACTCCCTACCTCCATGACCGGCGCCCCGAGCTCTACCAGGGCCTGCCCGACCGCCTGGGCTGACCGCGCGAGCCGGGTCCCGAAAGGTGTCCACCGATGTCCCTCAGTGCCCGCGCATATCCGGCCGCGCGTGATGTGACCGCACCCCTGACGATGTTCGGCCCCGACTTCCCCTTCGCCTACGACGACTGGCTGCGCCACCCCGCCGGACTCGGCTCGCTGCCCGCCGCGCGGCACGGCACGCCGGTGGCCGTGGTCGGCGGCGGCATGGCGGGCCTGGTCGCGGGCCACGAGCTGCTGCGCCTGGGGCTGCGCCCGGTGCTCTACGAGGCCGGTGAGCTGGGCGGACGGATGCGGTCGGTGCCGTTCGCGGCGGACCCGCGGTACGCCGCCGAACTGGGTGCGATGCGCTTCCCGGTCGCGGCCAGCACGCTGTTCCACTACATCGACGCGCTCGGCCTGCGCACCCGCCCCTTCCCCAACCCGCTGGCCCCGGGCACCCCCAGCACCCTGGTGCACCTGGGCGGCGAGCGGCACTACGCGCGGGCCGTCGAGGACCTGCCGCCGGTCTACCAGCAGGTGGCCGACGCCTGGCAGAAGACGCTGCTGGACCAGGCCGAGCTGGCGGTGATGGAGGACGCCGTGCGCCGGCGCGACACCGTGCTGCTCAAGGCGGTGTGGAACCGTATGGTGCGCACCCTGGACGACCAGTCCTTCTACGGCTTCCTGGCCGCCTCACCGTACTTCCGCTCGTTCCGGCACCGGGAGCTGTTCGGCCAGGTCGGCTTCGGCACCGGCGGCTGGGACACCGACTTCCCCAACTCGATCCTGGAGGTGCTGCGGGTGGTGTTCACCGGCGCCGACCAGGACCAGGTGGGCATCGTCGGCGGCACCGGGCAGCTGGTCCAGGGCCTGTGGCGGCGGCCCGCGGGCCGGGCCGCGCACTGGCCGGCCGACACCTCGCTCGCGAGCCTGCACGAGGGCACCCCCCGTCCAGCGGTGACCGCGCTGCGGCGGGTGGCCGGGGGCGTGCTGGTGGAGGACGCGGGCGGCGGGCGGGCGAGCTACCCGGCGGTGGTCCACACCCCGCACGTGTGGACGCTGCTGAGCCAGATCGACTGCGACCCCGCACTGCTCTCCACCGAGCAGTGGACGGCCGTCGAGCGGACCCACTACATGGGCTCCTCCAAGCTGTTCGTGCTCACCGACCGGCCGTTCTGGCGGGACCGGGACGGTGCGACCGGCCGCGACACGATGAGCATGACGCTCAGTGACCGGATGCCGCGCGGGGTCTACCTCTTCGACGAGGGCCCCGACCGGCCCGGGGTGATCTGCCTCTCCTACACCTGGAACGACGACTCGCTGAAGGTCGCGACGCTGAGCGACGAGCAGCGCCTGGAGGTGCTGCTCGGGGCGCTGCGCGAGATCTACCCCGGGGTCGATCTGCGGCGGCACATCGTCGGACCGCCGGTCTCGGTGACCTGGGAGACCGACCCGCTGTTCATGGGCGCCTTCAAGGCCAATCTGCCGGGGCAGTACCGCTACCAG from Kitasatospora sp. NBC_01250 includes these protein-coding regions:
- a CDS encoding PH domain-containing protein — translated: MSTGTQEPAGTAGTAGSAGSADTAGTTDGAAAAGPTRPAEAAQPNEPAWQRLSPRLIPVHLAWLAPPAFTTLATLLGTGGRPGLQALITLASLTTAFLVVAGLNLTRLLTTGYRITTERLELRSGLLFRSRRAVPLERIRSADITARPLHRLLGLATVSIGAGAHGGSAGRALRLDGVTAVQAGALRQDLLNRRATLIAQRPGEPGPEAPPPLAELSWQWLRYAPLTIWGVGSLFALLGTAYKILHDLGVDPLKLGLVHGLTTAFTAVPLWLALPLALLLVAVLGTLAAVGQYLEGWYGYRLEREEGGILRVRRGLWIHRSVSIEERRLRGVELVEPFLLRRAGGARLNAIATGLGSAEENRTRGALLPAAPRAHALRVVGALLPDDQPSPLTAALRPHPAAARRRRINRAVALVALTAGALALPGIWLPVLLPVAAAVAVVLLPVALWLAVDAHRALGHALVGDYLVTRAGTFARRTVALERAGVIGWSISQSPFQRRLGLLTLTATTSAGGGAYRVRDVGVAEGLAFAEQAVPRLLAPFLEAG
- a CDS encoding ACP S-malonyltransferase, coding for MGPSRFADFGRFMVVNRQARKRFAIADEVLGYRIFDALRQSEDDYAEVAQITSFVASLALVEWGGAQLPGPVDHCAGVSFGKMAAAAHAGVLPFEECVLLVAELARCEREYFAEQHTGIVTHSFVKVGPAALDELLAELAVADEWFEISSYLDHDMHMVSLDERALEGFKQRIGAVGGYSLYTMRPPAHAAIFAPLRERIDQEVLGGHRLRDPLLPIVSDQDGSLVTTAEQAREWILGGYTRPMRWPGVVDTLVAQGVRRIAIVGRDRLLRRLKCTTESLTALTLAPESALKPGG
- a CDS encoding carbon-nitrogen hydrolase family protein produces the protein MRIACWQAACGSPDVPHLLERLRTAARQAAEAGAELLVAPEMTVGGYPLRPGMLAEAREPAGGRHGAAVAGIAREHRIALLYGWPESDGDAVYNASRLVSAEGVPLAGYRKAHLFGEVDRSRFVPGDNGVVQARLGELTVGLLICYDVEFPEAVRAHALAGTQLLLVPTALMNPWHVVARTLVPARAFESQLYIAYANWIGERGGLDFCGLSTVAAPDGTRLTREEPTEGLLLAEIDPAVVAKARRDTPYLHDRRPELYQGLPDRLG
- a CDS encoding PH domain-containing protein — translated: MPHSDGPRLRPPRHRVERRAIAWWVVRAALIPMPTALVLGVLDLLIPPARFVFGPLFLAVLLPGLCYLVVMPLWRYRVHRWETTDQAVYTASGWLWQRRRVAPLSRIQTVDTVRGPLEQLFGLSAVKVTTASVAGAVTIRGLDRHRAAEVVEHLTAVTQATPGDAT
- a CDS encoding class I adenylate-forming enzyme family protein encodes the protein MPAKILAENSAATLAEFEQDTLRIAQVLRERGVGLGDRVLLKAGNSIAYVSVLFALMHLGASVVLVDQQEKQEATGSIIRRAGTKLVLVDDDAPVPADTEPVYLYELISAAPDLAVTEERLSFDAWSDLDDALIMWSSGSTGEPKGIVKNGGRMLANLERNARHMGHRADDVLLPLLPFSHQYGLSMVLIAWIVQGSLVIAPYKRADRALRMAGHSGATVLDATPASYRSMLNIIGQKPSLAGALRTVRMFCSGAAPLDQSLVERYVERFGLPLLDSYGSTEAGNVAFATSDNAVSCGQVMDGLRVRVVDDEENEVPAGEVGELLVETPDVMVGYLTPDGGIDPVDQRVFRTGDLGYLDAAGNLFVLGRKFAVHRNGYTLYPEIVERKAAAGGCSVRIVPLPDERRGSSLVFFVEDEQQRDAAHWRAVLGELLPAYEQPNRVIVVEQFPLNRNGKPDKRRMTELAENASNMTTHRDIA
- a CDS encoding flavin monoamine oxidase family protein, with the protein product MSLSARAYPAARDVTAPLTMFGPDFPFAYDDWLRHPAGLGSLPAARHGTPVAVVGGGMAGLVAGHELLRLGLRPVLYEAGELGGRMRSVPFAADPRYAAELGAMRFPVAASTLFHYIDALGLRTRPFPNPLAPGTPSTLVHLGGERHYARAVEDLPPVYQQVADAWQKTLLDQAELAVMEDAVRRRDTVLLKAVWNRMVRTLDDQSFYGFLAASPYFRSFRHRELFGQVGFGTGGWDTDFPNSILEVLRVVFTGADQDQVGIVGGTGQLVQGLWRRPAGRAAHWPADTSLASLHEGTPRPAVTALRRVAGGVLVEDAGGGRASYPAVVHTPHVWTLLSQIDCDPALLSTEQWTAVERTHYMGSSKLFVLTDRPFWRDRDGATGRDTMSMTLSDRMPRGVYLFDEGPDRPGVICLSYTWNDDSLKVATLSDEQRLEVLLGALREIYPGVDLRRHIVGPPVSVTWETDPLFMGAFKANLPGQYRYQRRLFGQFVQDGLPPERRGLFLAGDDVSWTAGFAEGAVTTALNAVWGVLHHLGGATSPENPGPGDLFDQLAPVLLPED